One stretch of Pigmentiphaga aceris DNA includes these proteins:
- a CDS encoding glycogen/starch/alpha-glucan phosphorylase, with product MNAALGRDRSLPTREGLKRAFLDHLLYTQNKSLAIASRNDLYQALAHTIRDCMLRTWFDTASSYKAKHSRMVAYLSAEFLMGPYLGNNVLNLGLMDEVKAAIAELGLDFDDLANQEEEPGLGNGGLGRLAACFIDSLASLEIPAIGYGIRYEYGIFYQTIIDGWQVENTDKWLRYGNPWEIQHAEWSVEIKLGGRTETYTDDAGKFRVRWVPEKTVAGVPFDSPILGYRVNTANTLRLWRAEATEAFDFPTFNRGDYLGAVSKKVTSENLTKVLYPNDESDQGKELRLEQQYFFVSCSLQDMLRIQINRGQPVTEFHLAFAIQLNDTHPAIGVAELMRLLVDEHQIVWEQAWDVTRQTFAYTNHTLLPEALERWPLKLFERVLPRHLEIIYEINARFLNEVRIRFLGDESRLSRLSLIDESGERYVRMAHLACVGSSAINGVAELHSELLKRDVLADFYAMWPEKFTNVTNGVTPRRWIALSNPRQTSLVSRAIGNDWIKDFSRIKELEPFADDAGFAADWQAIKRDNKIELAGQLLQRTGIRVDPDSMFDVQVKRIHEYKRQHLAVLHIVALYHRLKSDPNLDVVPRTFIFGGKAAPGYHRAKLIIKLITSVGDVVNNDPAVRDRLKVVFLPNFSVTRGQRIYPAADLSEQISLAGKEASGTGNMKFAMNGALTIGTMDGANVEIREEVGADQFFLFGLTAEEVYALRARGYSPSDYYRNNAELHAVLDLIRSGFFSRGDANLFAPLIDELMHTDPYMLLVDYQSYVDCQGEVDRTYRDTQDWTRRSILNAARSGKFSSDRSIRDYAERVWKVGPAPVSS from the coding sequence ATTAACGCTGCCCTGGGGCGCGACCGATCCTTGCCCACGCGCGAGGGTCTGAAACGCGCCTTCCTTGACCACCTGCTGTACACACAGAACAAATCCCTGGCGATTGCCTCGCGCAACGATCTGTACCAGGCGCTTGCCCACACCATTCGCGACTGCATGTTGCGCACCTGGTTCGATACCGCATCGAGCTACAAGGCCAAGCATTCGCGCATGGTGGCCTATCTGTCGGCCGAGTTCCTGATGGGCCCCTACCTGGGCAACAACGTGCTCAACCTGGGCCTGATGGACGAGGTCAAGGCGGCGATTGCCGAGCTCGGCCTGGACTTCGACGACCTGGCCAATCAGGAAGAAGAACCTGGCTTGGGCAATGGCGGCCTGGGCCGTCTGGCGGCGTGTTTCATCGACTCGCTGGCATCGCTGGAAATTCCGGCGATCGGTTACGGCATCCGCTACGAGTACGGCATTTTCTACCAGACCATCATCGATGGCTGGCAGGTCGAGAATACCGACAAATGGTTGCGCTACGGCAACCCCTGGGAGATCCAGCACGCGGAATGGTCGGTCGAGATCAAGTTGGGCGGCCGCACGGAAACCTATACCGACGATGCAGGCAAATTCCGGGTGCGCTGGGTACCGGAAAAGACGGTGGCCGGTGTGCCCTTCGATTCACCCATTCTGGGGTATCGGGTCAATACCGCCAACACCTTGCGCCTGTGGCGCGCAGAAGCAACGGAAGCCTTCGACTTCCCGACCTTCAATCGCGGCGACTACCTGGGTGCGGTCAGCAAGAAGGTCACTTCGGAAAATCTGACCAAGGTGCTGTATCCGAACGACGAAAGTGACCAGGGCAAGGAACTGCGACTGGAGCAACAATACTTCTTCGTGTCGTGCTCTTTGCAGGACATGCTGCGCATCCAGATCAATCGCGGTCAGCCGGTTACCGAGTTCCACCTGGCGTTTGCGATCCAGCTGAACGACACCCACCCGGCCATTGGTGTGGCCGAGTTGATGCGCCTGCTGGTCGACGAACATCAGATCGTCTGGGAACAGGCCTGGGACGTCACACGCCAGACCTTTGCCTACACCAACCACACCTTGCTGCCCGAGGCCCTGGAACGCTGGCCGCTGAAGCTTTTCGAGCGTGTGCTGCCGCGTCACTTGGAAATCATCTACGAGATCAATGCCCGCTTCCTGAACGAAGTGCGCATCCGCTTCCTGGGCGACGAATCGCGCCTGTCGCGACTGTCGCTGATCGATGAATCCGGCGAGCGTTATGTGCGCATGGCTCACCTGGCGTGCGTGGGTAGCTCGGCCATCAACGGCGTGGCAGAACTGCATTCCGAATTGCTCAAGCGGGACGTGCTGGCCGACTTCTATGCGATGTGGCCAGAGAAGTTCACCAACGTCACCAATGGCGTGACGCCGCGCCGCTGGATTGCGCTCAGCAATCCGCGCCAGACCAGCCTGGTCAGCCGTGCGATTGGCAACGACTGGATCAAGGACTTCTCGCGCATCAAGGAACTGGAACCGTTTGCCGACGATGCGGGTTTCGCCGCCGACTGGCAGGCCATCAAACGCGACAACAAGATCGAGCTGGCGGGCCAGTTGCTGCAACGGACCGGCATTCGTGTCGACCCGGATTCGATGTTCGATGTGCAGGTCAAACGCATCCATGAATACAAACGCCAGCACTTGGCAGTGCTGCACATTGTGGCGCTGTATCACCGACTGAAGTCCGACCCGAATCTGGATGTGGTGCCGCGCACCTTCATCTTTGGCGGCAAGGCAGCACCGGGCTATCACCGCGCCAAGCTGATCATCAAGCTGATCACCTCAGTTGGCGATGTGGTCAACAATGACCCGGCCGTACGCGACCGCCTGAAGGTGGTGTTCCTGCCGAACTTCAGCGTCACGCGCGGGCAACGCATCTACCCGGCAGCGGATCTTTCCGAGCAGATTTCGCTTGCCGGCAAGGAAGCGTCCGGCACCGGCAACATGAAGTTTGCGATGAACGGCGCACTCACCATCGGCACCATGGACGGTGCGAATGTAGAGATTCGAGAAGAGGTCGGGGCAGACCAGTTCTTCCTGTTCGGCCTGACCGCCGAAGAGGTCTACGCCCTGCGCGCACGCGGCTATTCGCCCAGCGACTACTACCGCAACAACGCCGAGCTGCATGCGGTGCTGGACCTGATCCGCAGCGGTTTCTTCTCGCGGGGTGACGCCAACCTGTT